From one Nematostella vectensis chromosome 7, jaNemVect1.1, whole genome shotgun sequence genomic stretch:
- the LOC5516017 gene encoding uncharacterized protein LOC5516017 isoform X4, with translation MDGDMQKAFLTLVKISRDPTGFQGDKLKAAVKDGHLGAVAKILLPMNKAKLNEVSASYKKDTKHELADDIQKISGESDLKALLLAKLGKEQNNKQNKNQNKKAAGDKGQGQKVEKAKKQEKGRKEEKSKKEEKEKNKAGGKEAKKDKANEKDKDAKSKEEEKKAEKAAKEDADELHQAIQEGNKDAIIDILARNCDERSKLDRLKDKYKDQHDQDILEALQPHLGDDVKDPVESFFSSSSAFDAKCLHDAIKGLGTDEDLLIEIICTRKNTEINDIKEVYKKNYDTTLEDDVKGDTSGDFEDLLVKLLQATRVKSDKVDKKQVKADAESLQKAGVKSFGTDEDVFVDILTQRSHAQLNAIFAEYKKLQQTEIEDSIENEMSGDLAKGLLALVKCIRDEKGFNKTKLQKSMADGDTATAARIIFATDKATLSNLTSTYKDENKKNMEDALKESCSPHLHKLLLGKMGRLKQQSKEKEDAKNTEKDNKKAEKAKPPQKAAQEKNKKQSDAAKNKKEQEESEIHKAIKANDKKKIKELVMKAAVDKKKLKKLGDDYKKQYKQDLTDALDGKLEEDLHEAVAAMLLPGNEADARTLYFAMKGLGTKESQLIEILCTRNNTNIDSIKEEYQKKYGCSLEDDVKEETSGDFEDLLVALMSGKRDESDEINEDLAHKDAEALIEAGIKKWGTDEDCFIEIFTTRSYPQLQAMFPEYSKWAKCDIEDTISSEMDGDLKDALLVLVKAIQSPTQMTADKLHSALQNKDTLTVARMIAGADPASLSKIEKAYNENYKPKLYFEVDKKCSPDLKKILLPKLKDKTQDKETKKATDAKASGTAKPPGKKASGAAKKDKEKEKEDDITKLQKAIDKSDKKTTTAIIVSNASDEGKLKKLNDEYNKRYKKDLVEQLDGKVAIDVHEAVTSLLLPATKADVRSLYYAMKGLGTKEAQLIEILCTRSNAEIQEIKQEYNKKYGRSLTDDMKSETSGDFENLLETLLKGSRDESTDVNKELVTKDAAALVSAGVARWGTDEDQFITILSQRSSAHVQAVLAEYKTLSGGVSLADTVRDEMKGDLRDALLVLISYGQDPSQAAADKLNAALHDGDTVTVARIVAGTQQGPLADLEASYNATYNPKAYFEVEKRCSEDLKKIILNRLKDKTEDKKIKKSKDVKPASSSSKPDERKPSDSQNKEKDKEKEKVEEKDDDITKLQKAIEKSDKKTATEVIVCNASDEGKLKKLSDEYNKRYEKDLVEQLDGKVADDVHEAVTSLLLPATQADVRSLYYAMKGLGTKEAQLIETLCTRSNTEINDIKQEYSRKYGRSLTDDVKSETSGDFENLLETLLKATRDESTKIDEDLVTQDAAALVSAGVARWGTEEDQFITILTQRSSAHVQAVLAEYRTLSGGVTLADTIRDEMKGDLRDALLLLAYGPNVYQARADKLHTALHDGNTVTVARIVAGTPQDSMADLEASYNATYNPKAYFEVEKRCSEDLKKIILNRLKDRSEDEKPAKNETPLREAEDIKETSTAAQPEKNDENKDIEDDKDKEKKSRPKLDVRKIEYHGTVVAAENFDAGDCAEKLKKAMKGFGSDEEAIIEVLQSCNLEQRLAIAQSFKQQYDKDLVNELKSELSGKFEDAIVALLLPPEQLDANALHGAMQGLGTNDSVLIEILCSRSAEELQSIKKAYNTAHGKDLVAAVKSETSGDFQALLVALLDAKRVSADEIVNEDQAYEDAKNLYEAGEKKWGTDESVFTKILTCRSDLQLRALYQAYQHVAKCDILETIDDELTGDYHDAVKAIVRCTRRPPLYFAESLNSALNGLRTDSSLVTRIIISRSEVDLADIKAVYKDTYGKTLATEVKELLKGDHETLLLKILRD, from the exons CGATATTCTGGCAAGGAACTGTGATGAGCGAAGCAAATTGGATAGACTCAAGGATAAATACAAAGACCAACATGACCAG GATATCTTAGAAGCGTTGCAGCCTCACTTAGGCGATGACGTGAAGGACCCGGTTGAATCGTTCTTTTCCTCTAGTAGCGCATTCGATGCCAAATGTCTACACGACGCCATTAAG GGTCTTGGTACCGATGAAGATTTGCTCATAGAAATTATCTGTACAAGAAAAAATACG GAGATAAATGATATTAAAGAAGTCTACAAGAAAA ATTACGACACAACACTAGAAGATGACGTCAAGGGTGATACAAGTGGAGACTTCGAAGATCTTCTTGTCAAGCTACTGCAg GCCACAAGAGTTAAGTCAGACAAAGTCGACAAAAAGCAAGTCAAGGCCGATGCAGAGTCactacaaaag GCTGGCGTGAAGTCTTTCGGCACAGATGAAGACGTATTTGTCGATATTCTCACACAGAGAAGCCACGCCCAGCTCAACGCGATATTCGCTGAATacaaaaag CTGCAGCAGACTGAGATTGAGGACTCGATAGAAAATGAGATGAGTGGAGACCTAGCAAAGGGCCTTCTTGCGTTAG TCAAATGCATCCGAGACGAAAAGGGATTCAACAAAACCAAGTTGCAGAAATCAATGGCTGATGGCGACACAGCTACCGCTGCCAGAATCATCTTTGCCACTGACAAG GCGACCTTGTCCAACTTGACGAGTACTTATAAGGATGAGAACAAAAAGAACATGGAGGACGCTCTAAAAGAATCATGCAGTCCACATCTTCACAAGCTGCTGCTAGGGAAAATGG GTAGACTCAAGCAACAGTCAAAG GAAAAAGAAGATGCTAAGAACAcagaaaaagacaacaaaaaggCTGAAAAGGCAAAGCCTCCGCAAAAAGCTGCCCAAGAGAAGAACAAGAAGCAGAGCGATGCGGCCAAGAACAAGAAGGAGCAGGAGGAATCCGAGATCCACAAAGCGATCAAAG CCAATGACAAGAAGAAGATCAAAGAGTTGGTTATGAAAGCTGCTGTTGACAAAAAGAAGCTGAAGAAACTAGGAGACGATTACAAGAAGCAATACAAGCAG GACCTAACGGACGCGTTGGACGGCAAGTTGGAGGAAGACTTGCACgaggcagtggctgcgatgcTACTTCCTGGAAACGAGGCTGACGCCAGAACACTTTACTTCGCCATGAAG GGGCTTGGCACCAAAGAAAGTCAACTCATCGAAATCCTCTGCACGAGGAATAACACG aACATCGACTCAATCAAAGAGGAATACCAAAAGA AATACGGCTGTTCGCTTGAAGATGACGTTAAAGAGGAGACAAGTGGCGACTTCGAAGACCtcctagtggccctgatgagT GGAAAGAGAGACGAGAGCGACGAGATCAACGAAGATTTAGCACACAAAGATGCAGAGGCTCTAATTGAG GCTGGGATCAAGAAATGGGGTACTGACGAGGATTGCTTCATCGAAATCTTTACGACTCGTAGCTATCCTCAACTTCAAGCCATGTTTCCTGAGTACTCTAAG TGGGCAAAGTGCGATATTGAGGACACTATCTCAAGCGAGATGGACGGCGACTTGAAAGATGCTCTTCTAGTCCTCGTCAAAGCCATCCAGAGCCCCACACAGATGACCGCTGACAAGTTGCATAGTGCTTTGCAGAACAAGGATACTTTAACTGTTGCGCGCATGATTGCGGGCGCAGATCCG GCAAGTCTTTCCAAAATTGAGAAGGCATACAACGAAAACTACAAGCCAAAGCTATACTTCGAGGTGGACAAGAAATGCAGTCCGGACTTGAAGAAAATTCTCTTACCAAAACTTAAAG ATAAAACCCAAGACAAAGAAACCAAGAAAGCTACAGACGCAAAG GCGTCAGGTACCGCAAAGCCTCCAGGGAAAAAGGCTTCGGGAGCAGCAAAGAAAgacaaggaaaaagaaaaagaagacgACATCACTAAACTCCAAAAAGCCATTGATA aaagcgACAAGAAGACGACAACTGCGATCATCGTTAGCAACGCTTCTGATGAAGGCAAACTCAAGAAACTCAACGACGAGTACAACAAACGATACAAGAAG GATTTAGTTGAGCAGTTGGATGGTAAGGTAGCGATAGACGTTCACGAGGCAGTGACGTCACTGCTGCTACCTGCCACTAAAGCTGACGTCAGAAGCCTCTACTACGCAATGAAG GGACTGGGCACCAAAGAAGCTCAACTGATTGAAATTCTCTGCACGCGATCCAACGCG GAGAtccaagaaataaaacaagaatACAACAAAA AATACGGTCGGTCGTTGACGGATGATATGAAGTCCGAGACGTCTGGAGACTTCGAGAACCTTCTGGAAACTTTACTAAAG GGATCACGTGACGAATCCACTGACGTGAACAAGGAATTGGTGACTAAAGATGCCGCTGCCCTGGTATCTGCGGGCGTCGCTCGCTGGGGAACAGACGAAGACCAATTTATAACGATCTTATCGCAGCGCAGCAGTGCGCATGTGCAAGCTGTTTTGGCCGAGTATAAGACTCTGTCCGGAGGAGTGTCCCTGGCCGATACTGTCCGAGATGAGATgaag GGTGACTTGAGGGATGCTTTGCTGGTGCTGATATCGTATGGACAGGACCCATCTCAGGCGGCCGCGGATAAACTCAACGCCGCACTGCATGACGGGGACACTGTGACAGTCGCGCGAATTGTGGCGGGAACACAACAG GGCCCACTTGCGGATCTGGAAGCTTCGTACAACGCAACGTACAACCCAAAGGCTTACTTTGAAGTAGAGAAGAGATGCAGCGAAGACCTGAAAAAGATCATACTCAACAGACTTAAAG ATAAAACCGAagacaagaaaataaaaaagagcaAAGATGTTAAG CCGGCATCAAGTTCATCAAAGCCTGACGAGCGAAAACCATCAGATtcgcaaaataaagaaaaggacaaagaaaaagagaaagtgGAGGAGAAGGATGACGACATTACGAAGCTACAGAAAGCCATTGAAA AGAGCGACAAGAAGACGGCGACTGAGGTCATCGTGTGCAACGCTTCTGATGAAGGCAAACTCAAGAAACTCAGCGACGAGTACAACAAACGATACGAGAAG GATCTAGTCGAACAATTGGACGGAAAGGTAGCCGACGATGTTCACGAGGCTGTGACGTCACTGCTGCTACCTGCCACTCAAGCGGACGTCAGAAGCCTCTACTACGCAATGAAG GGACTGGGCACCAAAGAGGCTCAACTGATTGAAACCCTCTGCACGCGATCCAACACG GAAATCAATGATATAAAGCAAGAATATAGCAGAA AGTACGGCCGGTCGTTGACGGATGATGTGAAGTCGGAGACGTCTGGAGACTTCGAGAACCTTTTGGAAACTTTACTAAAG GCAACTCGTGATGAATCCACGAAAATCGACGAAGATCTGGTGACTCAAGATGCCGCTGCCCTGGTGTCTGCGGGCGTCGCTCGTTGGGGTACAGAAGAGGACCAGTTCATCACCATCTTGACTCAGCGTAGTAGTGCGCATGTGCAAGCTGTTTTGGCCGAGTATCGGACACTGTCCGGAGGTGTGACCCTGGCTGACACTATCAGGGATGAGATGAAG GGTGACTTGAGGGATGCGCTGCTGTTGCTGGCTTACGGACCCAACGTATATCAGGCACGGGCGGACAAACTCCACACCGCGCTGCATGATGGGAATACCGTGACCGTCGCAAGGATAGTGGCGGGGacaccacag GATTCCATGGCGGATCTGGAAGCTTCGTATAACGCAACGTACAACCCCAAGGCTTACTTTGAAGTAGAGAAGAGATGCAGCGAAGACCTGAAGAAAATCATACTCAACAGACTTAAAG ATCGCAGTGAAGACGAAAAGCCGGCTAAGAATGAAACGCCGCTGAGGGAAGCTGAAGATATCAAAGAGACATCTACTGCGGCACAACCAGAGAAGAATGACGAGAATAAAGACATAGAGGACGATAAGGACAAAGAGAAGAAGAGTAGACCGAAGCTTGATGTCAGAAAG ATCGAGTATCACGGAACCGTAGTTGCCGCTGAAAACTTCGACGCAGGTGACTGCGCCGAGAAACTGAAAAAAGCAATGAAAGGCTTTG GTAGCGACGAAGAAGCTATCATCGAGGTCTTGCAATCCTGTAACCTTGAACAGCGCCTGGCGATTGCACAAAGCTTCAAACAGCAATATGACAAG gatCTTGTAAACGAGCTCAAGTCGGAGCTAAGTGGCAAATTCGAGGACGCGATAGTTGCACTTTTGCTCCCCCCGGAACAACTCGACGCTAATGCCCTTCACGGCGCCATGCAG GGCCTGGGCACGAACGATAGCGTATTGATAGAGATACTGTGCTCACGGTCAGCGGAG GAGCTACAATCCATCAAGAAAGCCTACAACACAG CTCATGGCAAGGATTTGGTTGCGGCTGTCAAGTCTGAGACCAGTGGTGATTTCCAGGCCCTCCTCGTGGCTCTGCTAGAT GCTAAGCGGGTGTCGGCTGATGAAATCGTCAACGAGGACCAAGCTTACGAGGACGCTAAAAACCTTTACGAG GCTGGTGAAAAGAAGTGGGGTACAGACGAGAGCGTGTTCACAAAGATCCTGACTTGCCGCAGCGACCTGCAGTTAAGAGCGCTCTACCAGGCCTATCAGCAC GTCGCTAAGTGTGATATCCTGGAGACGATCGATGACGAACTCACGGGAGACTACCACGATGCTGTCAAGGCAATAG TTCGCTGCACTCGTCGCCCGCCACTGTACTTTGCCGAGTCTCTCAACTCCGCGCTAAATGGACTAAGGACGGACAGTTCATTGGTAACACGAATCATCATCTCGCGGTCAGAG GTTGATCTCGCGGATATCAAGGCCGTATATAAAGACACTTATGGCAAGACTTTGGCGACGGAAGTTAAAGAGCTGCTTAAAGGCGACCATGAGACACTTCTTCTTAAGATACTCCGTGATTAA
- the LOC125568387 gene encoding uncharacterized protein LOC125568387 has product MTRVICHICSKIIRKNCRAVECDSCLQWCHFKCSKLLLKQFNHLSLTNDLWLCQPCYSEVFPFHNLNNNDLLDLVFNSNTLCHCSPFIDRVRLENLPHLDIVSSLNFPNLSDFDLDINIPSQINSKYYSPHEFHSSYELSNLSDKSLSLLHCNIRSISKNFDKLQDMLSTLNHPFKLIALSETWHSDCREHIANCSLPGFTYISKPTKFSVGGVGLFIADSFNFILREDLSISNDQQESLWVEIQNNKGSKNILCGVIYRHPNSSLDPFLEHFYKTMDKISKEGKLCLFSGDINLNLLNSDSHQQTGSFHTFKNCIF; this is encoded by the exons ATGACTAGAGTTATCTGTCACATTTGTtctaaaattataagaaagaaCTGTCGTGCTGTCGAATGCGATTCATGTTTACAGTGGTGTCACTTTAAATGCTCAAAATTGTTGCTTAAACAGTTTAATCATTTATCGCTCACCAACGATTTATGGCTCTGTCAGCCCTGCTATTCTGAAGTCTTTCCCTTTCACAATTTAAACAACAATGATCTATTGGATCTAGTCTTTAATTCCAATACATTGTGCCACTGCTCCCCATTCATTGATCGCGTTCGCCTTGAAAATCTTCCTCATCTAGACATAGTTTCTAGTTTGAATTTTCCGAATTTAAGTGACTTTGATTTAGATATTAATATTCCTAGTCAGATTAATTCAAAATACTACTCCCCCCATGAATTTCACTCGTCTTATGAGCTTTCAAATTTATCAGACAAATCGCTCTCACTTCTTCATTGTAATATAAGAAGTATTTCAAAAAACTTTGATAAATTACAAGATATGCTTTCTACTTTAAATCATCCTTTTAAGTTAATTGCTCTATCTGAAACCTGGCATTCTGACTGTAGAGAGCATATTGCTAATTGTTCTCTCCCAGGTTTTACTTATATATCGAAACCGACTAAATTTTCAGTTGGGGGAGTAGGTTTATTTATAGCTGAttcttttaatttcattttgaGGGAGGACTTATCCATTTCAAATGATCAACAAGAATCTTTATGGgttgaaatacaaaataataaggGTAGCAAAAACATATTATGTGGAGTTATTTACCGCCATCCAAATAGTTCTCTTGACCCCTTTTTAGAACATTTCTATAAAACCATGGACAAAATCAGTAAGGAGGGAAAGCTCTGCCTTTTTTCAGGTGacataaatttgaatttattaaATTCAGACTCCCACCAACAAACAG GCTCATTTCACACCTTCAAAAATTGTATCTTCTAA
- the LOC5516054 gene encoding XK-related protein 8, producing the protein MPLPLEKSVVLYKTDLFCFLVSAIFSIADIGSDIATCAVYFSNARYVWFGFCVGFTIAPSICMTVSYLIKHMGTLGLRSTFTSIVCLICFGSSVLKLKLFWLCIRNFSEVWSRQGYMVMMESEKRDIRSGNVYNFVEALIENVPQMVLQGYILMVQDERVHYVQYASLTISLIGLVATIAKFENSSLPGDPLRAYFIIIMSYTSFLLTARMLTIVTFLVAYEWILALILGAHFILCTVLYCIRNKERARDRDLWWVAVLLLPCYLFVFIGFKLKALRLRSFEVKLKRSLLSASLYYALFSIENILMVSFYYSNPTVRDWYSSGVTACVIMLTLIGVFVNLVFTSIYFKEYSRTRHLLRQQGARRSSRYDRNAHARFSRRLKVSPEPDKPEHLDNKRHSLAAWPVRESGGLGNPSDRRHSLPPPSPKPCSSTDT; encoded by the coding sequence ATGCCGCTCCCACTGGAGAAATCGGTAGTCCTCTACAAAACAGATCTGTTCTGCTTCCTCGTCAGCGCTATATTCTCCATAGCCGATATAGGGTCCGACATCGCTACATGTGCAGTATATTTTAGCAATGCGCGGTATGTTTGGTTCGGTTTCTGTGTTGGGTTCACCATTGCCCCTTCAATCTGCATGACTGTCTCGTACCTTATAAAACACATGGGAACTCTTGGATTGCGATCTACATTTACAAGCATCGTGTGCCTGATATGTTTCGGCTCAAGTGTTTTGAAGCTCAAATTATTTTGGTTGTGTATTCGGAATTTCTCAGAGGTATGGAGTCGACAGGGATACATGGTAATGATGGAATCCGAGAAGCGGGACATCCGAAGTGGGAATGTGTACAATTTCGTGGAAGCGTTGATCGAGAACGTCCCACAGATGGTACTCCAGGGTTACATACTGATGGTACAAGACGAGAGAGTACATTACGTACAATACGCCTCGCTCACTATATCACTCATTGGGCTCGTCGCTACAATAGCAAAGTTTGAGAATAGCTCTCTCCCCGGTGACCCTTTGAGGGCatatttcatcatcatcatgtcgTATACTTCGTTTCTTCTGACAGCTCGCATGCTAACTATTGTAACATTCCTAGTTGCCTATGAATGGATTCTCGCTCTAATACTAGGTGCACACTTTATTCTTTGCACTGTCTTATACTGTATCAGGAATAAAGAGCGCGCCCGCGATCGGGATCTATGGTGGGTAGCGGTTTTGCTATTGCCATGTTATCTGTTTGTATTTATCGGGTTCAAACTTAAAGCACTTAGACTTCGTTCGTTTGAGGTGAAGTTAAAGCGCTCTCTTCTCTCTGCCAGCCTGTACTACGCACTTTTCTCAATAGAAAACATCCTAATGGTATCATTTTACTACTCAAACCCTACAGTGCGTGACTGGTACTCATCTGGCGTGACGGCTTGCGTGATTATGCTGACTCTGATTGGTGTATTTGTTAACCTGGTATTCACTAGTATTTACTTCAAGGAATACAGCCGTACGAGACACTTATTACGTCAACAAGGAGCACGACGCTCGTCCAGATATGACCgcaatgcgcatgcgcgatTCTCTCGTCGACTCAAGGTGTCGCCAGAACCGGATAAACCGGAACATCTGGACAACAAGCGTCACTCTCTTGCTGCTTGGCCAGTGCGAGAAAGTGGGGGCCTGGGAAACCCGAGTGACAGACGACACTCGctcccacccccctcccctaagcCTTGCTCCTCCACAGATACATAA